A single genomic interval of Gossypium raimondii isolate GPD5lz chromosome 11, ASM2569854v1, whole genome shotgun sequence harbors:
- the LOC105802069 gene encoding uncharacterized protein LOC105802069 isoform X1, with the protein MVHKRPFAEKDEFEVSFKQPRQVEHSDPQVLTSEPFFSEALISDGSGEGRFTNTNINSDEKHANAFDTEHPGHADDFEINVPGCIANSSQVTCSASEAVSWPEEPLHITSCGECFNPERPMRIISHLEDIYSILLQYPPRKPVLVGPNYQVDIPEWEDSLVARNICYDTDVSETAAGRYENELMGTCIIPMPALESSVSYDKVGRGRTDCNCEDKDSVRCVRQHILEAREELRESLGHERFIELGFCEMGEVVADKWSEEEEQLFHKVVFSNPVSMGKNFWKDLASVFPYRTKMDIVSYYFNVFMLWKRSVQNRCASVSIDSDNDEWQGTDDSGNNEVFSDEDVCQGDFPYHQNQESGLCVCDEDAADETCDNHSIYFDSAADNIKVSETYSGKLFSNQGPMAQLHENNLKDEQAKHKKLEIQDDSCTSSDTGAAS; encoded by the exons ATGGTACATAAGCGGCCTTTTGCTGAGAAGGACGAGTTTGAGGTTTCATTCAAGCAACCAAGACAAGTGGAACATAGTGATCCGCAGGTTTTAACTTCAGAACCTTTTTTTTCTGAAGCCCTGATTTCCGATGGTTCAG GTGAGGGCAGATTCACAAACACTAATATTAATAGCGATGAGAAGCATGCAAATGCCTTTGATACTGAACACCCTGGACATGCTGATGACTTTGAGATCAATGTTCCTGGCTGCATTGCCAACTCTTCCCAGGTTACCTGTAGTGCCAGTGAAGCGGTCTCCTGGCCAGAAGAACCACTTCACATCACTTCTTGTGGAGAATGTTTTAACCCTGAACGTCCAATGAGGATAATATCTCATTTGGAAGATATATATTCTATACTTTTGCAATATCCTCCGAGGAAACCGGTTCTTGTTGGACCTAATTACCAAGTGGATATTCCAGAATGGGAAGATTCACTGGTTGCAAGAAACATTTGTTATGATACTGATGTATCTGAAACTGCTGCTGGTAGATATGAGAATGAACTGATGGGAACTTGTATCATTCCAATGCCGGCTTTGGAGTCTTCTGTGTCTTATGACAAAGTTGGACGTGGCAGAACTGATTGCAATTGTGAGGATAAGGATTCTGTCAGGTGTGTCAGACAGCACATATTGGAAGCGAGAGAAGAACTTAGAGAATCGCTTGGGCATGAGAGATTTATTGAGCTTGGTTTCTGTGAGATGGGTGAAGTAGTGGCTGATAAATGGAGTGAAGAGGAGGAACAGCTATTCCACAAAGTTGTATTCTCTAATCCTGTATCCATGGGGAAGAATTTCTGGAAAGACCTTGCTTCGGTTTTCCCTTATCGAACCAAAATGGATATTGTCAGTTATTACTTCAATGTATTTATGCTGTGGAAGAGGTCAGTTCAGAACAGATGTGCATCAGTGAGTATCGATAGTGATAATGATGAGTGGCAGGGAACTGATGATTCTGGCAACAATGAAGTTTTCTCAGACGAAGATGTATGTCAAGGAGATTTCCCTTATCATCAGAATCAGGAAAGCGGATTGTGTGTTTGTGATGAGGATGCTGCTGATGAAACTTGTGATAATCACAGTATATATTTCGATAGTGCTGCAGACAATATCAAAGTTTCAGAAACGTATTCGGGTAAGCTGTTTAGCAACCAAGGTCCCATGGCTCAGCTGCATGAAAACAATCTCAAGGATGAACAAGCAAAGCACAAGAAACTAGAGATCCAAGATGATTCATGCACATCTTCTGATACAGGGGCCGCATCATAA
- the LOC105802069 gene encoding uncharacterized protein LOC105802069 isoform X2, with protein MVQVTCSASEAVSWPEEPLHITSCGECFNPERPMRIISHLEDIYSILLQYPPRKPVLVGPNYQVDIPEWEDSLVARNICYDTDVSETAAGRYENELMGTCIIPMPALESSVSYDKVGRGRTDCNCEDKDSVRCVRQHILEAREELRESLGHERFIELGFCEMGEVVADKWSEEEEQLFHKVVFSNPVSMGKNFWKDLASVFPYRTKMDIVSYYFNVFMLWKRSVQNRCASVSIDSDNDEWQGTDDSGNNEVFSDEDVCQGDFPYHQNQESGLCVCDEDAADETCDNHSIYFDSAADNIKVSETYSGKLFSNQGPMAQLHENNLKDEQAKHKKLEIQDDSCTSSDTGAAS; from the exons ATGGTTCAG GTTACCTGTAGTGCCAGTGAAGCGGTCTCCTGGCCAGAAGAACCACTTCACATCACTTCTTGTGGAGAATGTTTTAACCCTGAACGTCCAATGAGGATAATATCTCATTTGGAAGATATATATTCTATACTTTTGCAATATCCTCCGAGGAAACCGGTTCTTGTTGGACCTAATTACCAAGTGGATATTCCAGAATGGGAAGATTCACTGGTTGCAAGAAACATTTGTTATGATACTGATGTATCTGAAACTGCTGCTGGTAGATATGAGAATGAACTGATGGGAACTTGTATCATTCCAATGCCGGCTTTGGAGTCTTCTGTGTCTTATGACAAAGTTGGACGTGGCAGAACTGATTGCAATTGTGAGGATAAGGATTCTGTCAGGTGTGTCAGACAGCACATATTGGAAGCGAGAGAAGAACTTAGAGAATCGCTTGGGCATGAGAGATTTATTGAGCTTGGTTTCTGTGAGATGGGTGAAGTAGTGGCTGATAAATGGAGTGAAGAGGAGGAACAGCTATTCCACAAAGTTGTATTCTCTAATCCTGTATCCATGGGGAAGAATTTCTGGAAAGACCTTGCTTCGGTTTTCCCTTATCGAACCAAAATGGATATTGTCAGTTATTACTTCAATGTATTTATGCTGTGGAAGAGGTCAGTTCAGAACAGATGTGCATCAGTGAGTATCGATAGTGATAATGATGAGTGGCAGGGAACTGATGATTCTGGCAACAATGAAGTTTTCTCAGACGAAGATGTATGTCAAGGAGATTTCCCTTATCATCAGAATCAGGAAAGCGGATTGTGTGTTTGTGATGAGGATGCTGCTGATGAAACTTGTGATAATCACAGTATATATTTCGATAGTGCTGCAGACAATATCAAAGTTTCAGAAACGTATTCGGGTAAGCTGTTTAGCAACCAAGGTCCCATGGCTCAGCTGCATGAAAACAATCTCAAGGATGAACAAGCAAAGCACAAGAAACTAGAGATCCAAGATGATTCATGCACATCTTCTGATACAGGGGCCGCATCATAA